The DNA segment CCTGTGGCGTGGGGTGGGGGATTCTTCGTCCAGAATACTCGATTACACCCTCTTTGAGGTAATCCAGTCCAAAGAGCAGTCTCAGTGTTTCTGTTCTGCCAGTGCCGATCAATCCGGCGATCCCTAGTATCTCACCTTCTAAAAGATCAAAGGAAACTGATTGTGGTTTGGATATCCCCGCAATTTTCTCGATATGTATAATTGCTTTTCCATGTTTGTGCACGACGCGAGGATATACTTCATTCACATTCCTACCTACCATCAGGCGAATTAAATCTTGTGTGTTTGTTTTGGAAATAACCCCTTCGGCAACGCTGCTGCCGTCCCTGAGCACCAGATACCGGTCACCGATCTCTAGGCATTCCTCCAGAAAGTGGCTGATGTAAATAACGGAAATGGATTGTTTCCGGATTTTATGGATCAAATGAAAAAGTTTTTTAATCTCGTTTTCTCCCAGACTACTGGTGGGTTCATCAAGAACCAATATTTGGGGGGCTGACAACAGTGCCCTCGCGATTTCAACCATTTGTTTTTGGGCGGGGGATAAGTGATGAACTGGAGTTGATTTGAGGGATTCGTCTAATCCTATTTCCCGGAGTATCCCGAGGGTCTTTTCTTCGACTGTCTTTTTATCAATGATTCCTAATTTGGAAGGTTCTATCCCCAGAAAAAGGTTTTCAGAAACTGTCAAATGCGGTGCCAGACTGAGTTCCTGATAAACCATGGAAATGCCTGAGCAGCGGGAATGGTGGGGGTTCTCAGGTTTAAAATCCGATCCATTCAAAGAAATAACACCACTATCAGCGAGGATAGTCCCACTTAAGATTTTCATGAGGGTACTTTTCCCTGCTCCATTTTCGCCGATCAGACAGAGCACCTCGCCTTGGTGGAGCTTAAAGTCGACTCCATTCAAAGCATTTGTATGGCCAAAGGATTTTGTAATTCCTTTAACTTCCATCAATAGGGGAGAGGAATGAGGGAGAGTCTCGGAAGACATCAGGGGTGATTTTCAGGATTCAAGAGGGATTGAGTCTCGGGAGTATGAAGATTCTGTAGTGTAATGAGTCCGACAGATGTATCTATTCTTTTCTGCACAGGATGCCCCCCGATTACCTCAAAAATGGTTTTCACCGCGAGGTATCCCATCTTGTAGGGGTCTTGGACCACTAACCCTTGGATGTCCCCGGCTTTGAGTGCACCAATGAGCAATTCACCGGAATCAAATCCCACATGCTTGATTTTACCCAGGCTTTTTCCCGAATCGCGCAAGGCAAGAATCATTCCCGCTGTCGAAGATTCATTGGGTGTATAAATTCCCTCAATATTTGAAGCATAACGGCTCAGAAGATTTTGAGATGACTGATAAGCGGTTTCCCGGGTGGGGCCAGCATACTGGTCACTGGAAACGATATTAATCCCGGGGAATTGGGATTTAATCGTATCAATAAATCCTTTTTCACGTTGTTCTGTACTGGCAGAACCTACGGCGTAACGGAGAATAATAATCTTTCCTTTGCCTCCGAGCAATTTGCCCAGATATTCCGCAGCAATTTGCCCGCCTTTGTAATTATTTGTAGCTACCGTAGAAACGGGTTTTGTTGAATCGAGATCAGAATCAAATATGACGACAGGAATTCCGGTTTGAATAACTTGTTCAGCAGAAGTCACGAGTGCTTTTGCATCCAAGGGGGCTAGGACCATACCCTGGATTCCTCGACTCAAAAAGCTTTCGACCACTTGGACCTGTTGTTCTCGGTCATCTTCCTTAAGGGGACCTTGCCATATAATTTCGAGTCTCTGCGTGGGACTGCTTAATTCCTCTGAAGCTTTTAATGCACCGGCATGAATTGCCTTCCAGAATTCATGGGTCGTACCTTTAGGGATAACCGCTATTTTTACCGTTTTGGATGTTGATGACTCTTTCCCACTGGAATGATCACTTTTCGCACCACATCCACTCAGGATTATTATTGCAGTGAGTAGCCCACAGATAAATAAGATTTTAATTTTCTTCATATTTTCCCTTTAGGTAATTTAAAATAACGATTCAAATTTAAAATCTCAACTAAAACATGGTCAAAATCATAAGCGATGTGATTTGTCAAAAAATGGCATGAACAGGTTATCAAAAGTTTGGAATACAGCAGATCATGCTCACGGTGGTAACTCTGTTGAGCCTTTTTTCTAAAAAACGGCAAGGTACTGATTATTTCCAGATTCTCGCCACCGGACATTATCCCGGACGTTTTTATATCCAAGCAATTCACTCAACAATCGGGGGATGGTAGTTAAAAGCAATTTGCTATCGGGGGAGTAATCGTTTAGCAGTAGGATCTTATGAAATCATATTTAGAGGAGTTAGAAAACCAGAGTATCTATATTATGAGGGAAGCATGGTTTCATTTCCATGATTCCTTGGTCATGCCCTATTCAATGGGAAAAGACTCCAGTGTTCTTCTGTGGCTCGCAAAAAAAGCTTTTTTCGGGCATGTACCCTTTCCATTGCTCCATATTGATACGAGTTATGAATTTCCGGAGATGTATGAGTTTAGGGAACAAATAGCAAAAACCCATAATTTGAATATCATCGTCAAAAGAAATGAAGATGCTTTATCCCGGAAAGTGGGATACGAACACATTGATCCCGAGACCGGTAAACTTTATTCGTCGGTCAAAGTCACAGAACAGCTGAAGACGTTGGCCCTCAAACAAGCGATAGCCGAAGGCAAATGGCGTGCGATGATTACGGGTGTCCGTAAGGATGAAGACCCCGTCCGTGCAAAGGAACGTTTTTTCTCACCACGTGATGCCGAAAGCACTTGGGATGTAGCGGATCAACCGCCTGAACTCTGGGGGCTCTTTTCGACAGATATTCCTCCTGATGGCCATATGCGTGTACAACCATTGCTCGACTGGACAGAGACAAATATCTGGGAGTATATCAAAGAAAATAACATCCCCATTCCTACCCTTTATTTTTCTCGTGAGGGAAAGAGGTTTCGTTCTTTGGGCTGCCATCCGATTACTCATCCGGTAAAAAGTAATGCCGCGAATATCGATGATATAATTGTAGAACTAAAGGCCACACGAGTGCCTGAGCGTGCCGGTAGGGCTCAAGATCACGAAAAAGAAAATGCGATGGAATCTTTACGTTTAAAAGGGTTCTTCTAGTTTTTTCCGTGGTTACAAAACCCACAAAGCGGGAAATTGGGAGTTGGTGTTTCTTTGATTTTGCCAATTCGTCATTTACCACAATCATCATTACCGTTGTATTCCCTCCTTATTTTACACAAGTAATCGCAAAAGGAGCAAGGGACGCAGATATGATGTTTGCGGCTACTTTTTCGATTTCCCAATGGTTAGTGTTATTAACAGCCCCATTTGTGGGGGTATTAGCCGATATCTATGGAGCCAAAAAAAACCTTCTCTTCATTTCGACGTTTTTTTGTGTTCTAGCTACTTTACTCCTTGGAGTGATGCCAAATGGGTTATATTTGTCTTTATCTCTCTTTATATTAGGTACTGTAGCCTATTCAAGCGGGGAAAATATCGTATCAGGATTTCTTCCGGAATTATCAACAAGAGAGACAATCGGGAGGATCAGTGGTATTTCGTGGGGGATTGGTTATTGCGGAGGTTTATTCTGTTTATTATTGGTTCAATGGGTGATGACATCGGAAATTAATGTCTATGGTTTTACAGGTGTGAAACTGGCATTTATCGCGACCGGCCTCTTTTTTGCACTCAGCTCTCTTCCGACTTTCTTATTTCTCAAGGAAAGGAAAATACCTGAAAAACTTCAAAAAAATGATCATATACTTAATTATACTCTCAGAAAAGTCCGAGGGACTCTCCTAGAAGCTCGGAACAACCCTGTTCTCTGGAAATTTCTCGGGGTATTTTTCCTCTATTCTTGCGGGATATCTACAGTCATTGCTTTTGCGGGGATTTATGCCACTGCGGAGTTTGGTTACACGCAATCCGAATTGATCAAACTCTTCATTGCACTCCAAATCAGTAGCACAATCGGGGCATTTACTTTTGGATTCCTCCAAGACAGGATAGGGACACGGTTAAGTATCCAAAGCAGCCTGATTCTATGGATGATTGCAGTATTAGGAGCTGTTTTATCTCAAGATAAGACGCACTTTTTCATCGTGGCGAATATTGCCGGATTATGTATAGGTGGGAGCCAATGTACTAGCCGTGCTTTTGTCGGGCAAATCGCACCATCTGACAAACCGGCTGAGAGTTTTGGTTATTGGGGGTTATTTTCCCGCCTAGCGGCGGCGACTGGACCACTGGCCTACGGCGCAGTGAGTACAGCCACAGGTTCGGGACGAATAGCCATCCTTTCCACTGGGGTCTTCTTCCTGGCAGGGTGGCTGGGAATGTTTTTTATTCATGCCCCTCCCGTCAAAGCCGAAATAAAAGAATAAATTTTGAGGAATTCTCTTTTCAGGTGGAAAAGATTCTGACAGAGTATTTTTCTTCGTTTTGACCTTCACTTTTGCCGGTGTGGCGAAATGGCAGACGCACAGGACTTAAAATCCTGGGGACTTCAAAATCCGTGCGGGTTCGAGTCCCGCCACCGGCACCATTCTTTTTTTAAATTTAATGTTACGACGACTTCTCGTTAAGTCACCGGAAGCAATTTGCACCACGAAGACCAAGAAAAGATACAAAAGATGGTGGAACGAGTTGGCCAAACTAATTCTGTAGGGCGACGGGCCCCGTTGTCGTCGGGAGCGATTTGCGCGGTGAGACGACCCGCGTACATCCGATGGAGCCATTCAGGCCTTGGTCACCTCCCGGGGCATTTGATCAAAAACGGGGTAGCGGATGCACTTCCCGCCACAAAGGATATACCCTGAAAGGGTCGTATCCAACGTGCCGATTCCTCACGTCTGCCCAGAATTCACCCCCCCCTTCAGGGTAGATCGTGAATGGGGGACAAGTAACCTTGGGCTAAATGATTTTATCCGGCTCAAAGAAAGGGAAATAGGAGGAAGTTTAAAGTCGATAGGAAAATGGGGTTTCTCGGCAGAAGTCCATGGAGGAACTTTTTTTCAATTTACCTGTGGGGCGAGCGGCCCTGCTTTCCACTGAAATTTGGCTTTCTCGGATTTCCGCCCGTGGCCCACAGTAACGAGGACTAAGTTGCCCTATCAAAGTCATGCCCAGCACGCCGAACCACAGTATCGAGAATCCCTATGGGGAATTTGCGGCGACTTTTTTCTATTTCTGCCTCACTTTGGGATCACGAGTCCCGATTGTCTTCCATCGGGGCGAGACATATTGCTTTTCCGTCCATCCCAAAATAAGTTGTCATGCAAATGTTATTGGTTGGCGCGTGGAGTTCTGATAATAGAGCTGTTAGCCACGCAAACGTCCGATGTAGAGTAGGTATTGCCAGAGCACGCCATACGCGGCACAAATTTCACTGGATCGGGGTTCGAACCGTTCCCCAAAGGCTTTCATCAAATGCCCCTCCATGCGGACATGATTCACACCCATCCACCGGCGGAACCACGCGACACACGAATGATGAAAATCCACCACGGCGACCGAACCCTCCACATCCAGATCCTCCCGGCAAAGATCCAGCACTCCCTCGTATCCGGGATTAATCATGGATAGCGAGTAGCTGAATAAAATCAGGTCAAACTTCCGTTCCCCAGCCACAGGCGCATCATACGGCCTGTGCAACAAACCCACCCGTCCGCCAAATGGAACTACCTTGGGCCGGGCCCGGTCCAGCATGTCTGCCGAAAGATCTAGCCCGAGAATTTCCGCCTTAGGAAAGGCCCGCGCCAGCGCCACAAGATTTTTTCCGGTTCCACAGCCCACTTCTAATATCCGCCTCGGTGTAGCACAGTTTCTTGCTGCGCGATGGATGATCTCGTGGCGACCGAAAAGAAATGCCCACCGGGTCATGTCATAAATGTGGGAGTGCCAGCGGTAATAATCGGAAAGTTCCCGGGACGGCGACTGCAGGGGCACAGTACTCAAGAGATGATCTCCGCAAATAGCGTCGACCCGTACGTGCCGACGCGGTCTAACACATGCAGCTTCTCGGCCATCTCGGTATCCAATCGCAAATGACGTCGCGCAGAGCCGGGAATAAAATCTATGACCGGGCTGGCCGAACGCATCAGGATGCGTGTTCCTGGCTGACTATTTTCCAAAATAAGTTTCCATTCCTCGGTCAGAGCCTCAGGCATGTGCGCGGCCAGCCAGTCCTGATGATCCAGTAACACATAATGCGAATAGGAGGAGGGATTCTCCCTTAGAAAATTCGCCAGCGTCGAGGTGTGGGTCGTCAAACGGGGTAGATTTTCACGGAGCGCGTCCTGGTTATCCTTCTGCAAATAGCGAGGGCAGCACTCCCGCGTGTATTTTCCGGTCAGGTACACTCTCCAGAAATAATTGTCCTGAAAAGGCATCTTCGTGAAAACATGTTCCAGTTTGGTCTGGATGTACCCGGTCAATCCACCGGGAAACTGGGTTTCAATCAGACGAATCTGCGCACGCGGTACCCCCAGCATCGCCATCGCTAGAGGTTGGGCCAGGAGCCACTTCACAAAACCGTTCCACAGCATGGGACGCACCTTTTCATAAAGTTCCTGCTGCTCCTCGACGGTTTTGGACGCGAGTAGATCATTCATGTATTTGCGGACATTTTTATTTGTCCCTAGGAAACTCTGGCGCGCGATCCAGGCCATCCGTCCGGCGGTACCTCGGTAATAGAACGAGGGATTCAGGTGGGTGCTTTTGAAATAATCGGATTTTTCCCGCCAAAACTTGGCCGCATAGGGTGTCAGCGCCGGACGTGCAGACCGTAGTAGGTCGGGAAACTCCGGATGTGAACCCTCCCCAAAGGTCTGGAACAGATCGGCAAAACTATTCATCCCAATCACGGCCATCTTGAGTTGGAGCAGCGCATTCTGCCGGGGATTCATGTCCACGGCATGCACATGGGCGGGCCCAGCCAAGAGATAATCCAAGGCATTACACCCGGCACTGGTGATCATGACCACCCGGCTGCGGGAATTGAGAGAAAGCATCTGCAGATCCTGTCGAGGATCCTCCCAGCAGGTGTTGTAGATGAGGTTGCCGGTGTGAACCTTATTAAAAAGGGCATCATGAGCCCTCTGACGGAGGGAGGGGCGGGCCGGGGTGTGGGCTATCATGAGTGTATGAAAACGTTAAATATGGGGGTTTGTCAGGTCAGCAATTGTGACGATTGTGTGATCCACCCTATTCATTATGAACTCCACGCCCCAAGCAATAACATTTGCAATGCCGACCTCTTGCGGGATGGATGGAATAATAAGGTGTCTCTCCATGCAGGACTTGTATCCCGAAGTGTTTTGAAGACAGGTATGGTGTGCCGAAATTTGCTTTTGCCTACCGGGGAAGAAATCTTTTAGTTTCCGAGTGCAGGGTAATCGGCCCTCACTTGCCGAGGTGTGATATTCTGCAGAGATTTGAGAAAGAATACCGTTTTCCCCTCCGGTTTGTTTCGCACTGAGACCCCCCCTACGCAACTTGCTCACGTTCCTGAGTAAAGGGTTATTGGGGGCAATTTGTTTTAAATAATCTCAAATCTCAGCATGACCCCTATCACCTATCATCAGCATGACCCCTATCATTAAATAATCTCAAATCTCAGCATGACCCCTATCACGACCCCTATCACTGACCCCTATCACAAATCCCAGCATGACCCCTATCCTTGATGAGAGTGGTAATTTGCTTAAATGGAAACTTTTTGACAAAAAGCCTATGAAGATAAATTTCCACCACACAAAATAATAGTATTTTGTAGAGACGTTTTTTAATAGCTCTTCAGAAATTCGTGTGGAATTTTTATGGTTCGATGCAAGTGCGGCTTGAAGTTATGGAGTAGCCCGAGGCAGTTGACCGTGTTCTTGTTCACTCTGAGAGCTTTGCGGACATTAACCAGCAACTCCAGTGGGTCTGCCCGGCTAGCCGACTCTGCAACGTCGTGCGAATGATCCCGTGCTTCTTACGAACTAGCGTACAGTGGCTTGCGTCCCTGCCCTTGGGCAATCTCCCACATGGAGACAATCCCAGTAGAAGACATTGATGAGGCGGCGGTTACAGAACACAAACAGATGCCCGCTGCTAGGCACCTCGTACAAGAAACTTTTTAACCAATCCATTCAGCCCACTATCCTAGACGCATGTCTATCAAAGATTTTATTGATTGGCGAATTAGGACGTTAATCAAGGCAGCAAGAAGAAACAAACGCACACCTGCTTGGGTACTAAGAAACATTTACAATATACAATTCACTTTTATTTAAATAATAACTTTTGGTCAATAAAAACAAGGTTTTTGACGTGGTCCAAAATACGGACTACTTACGCAAAGGATAAAGAAATTAGTTTTGAATTTTTGAATATGTAAGCGGAAATATGAAGAGAATAGAGTTTAGAGAATTGCCTGAGAAGATTAGATTATATCTCATGATCTCACTGGTATCAGGGAGTTGGATTTTATTAATGGGAGCAGGAAGCAATTCATTAAATGTCACGATCTTACCTAGTCCCTCTGGAATGATAGCTATGGGGGATACAAATGCCTTTTTGATGGCTTCAGTGAGTTGTGCGGGGACAAATGTCACAACAAATGGCACGACCTATTCGTGGACTGGAACTGGAGTGACAAATTCCAGTATCCAATCCATTACCACACCGGGGATCACGAATATCTCCCTCACAGCGACCCACATCTATAGCGTGAATAATATTAGCTACACAAATACAGGATCGAAAAATATATCCATCACGATTGTAGGAGTAAGTAATATTGTCGGGCTGACAAATGTCCTGGCCGGCTCGACCACGAATTACACGGCGAATGCGTCTGGGTCGGGCACCTTTCCCAATGGCTGGCCGAAATGGGAAACAAACCGTACCGCAGTCGCCGCAACGACCGCGACTATCCCAGTTACTTTTCCCACAAATCCGACGACAAATTTTAATGTCAAGGCTACGGCGGGAACGAGTAGTACGAATTTGAATGTGAATGTCATAAAAGTAACTAGGATTACACCCGCTAACAGCCCTGTTACGGCAACTGTCGACGGAGCTGATGGCACGGCAGGAACGGCGGGAGCTAACGAATACACATTCTCCACGAATTCTAGCGGAATAATTACACTTAAGCTCAAAGCAAAGGTGGATGGACTCTCCACAATGGACGTGGCAACTCAAAATGCTTTCCGATTTGATGTAGAGGCCGTAGGAGACTCCACTCTCGCTTGGGAAGCCACTAACCCGAACGGTCAACCGACCATCAACGGTGACTTTCTGGAAGCCACCGTTACTTTTACAGGACTCCCCACTAGCAACTCTGGCTTTGGCCTCAAAACAGCCAAAGTTAAGTTTTATTCAGAAGAGGTTCCCACAGAGTTTGAGGTATTCTTTGCCAAAGAAGAAAATAATCACCCAGGCACAGGAAATGGAAGTACGTCAAATTGGTATTATTATTGGGCCTCCAATGCAGTTTCGGGCTATGATTTAGCTAGCAGCACTTATTCTTATGCCATCGGAACCGCTGGGGAGTATGCTCAATATAACAGTAACCCAAGCAATCCTCAATATACTATTCATGGGCCCGCATCTGCAGGGCATGAAAATTACTCAGATGGAGGGATTGACCGTGGATCGGAAAGGTATTGACACACTGGCCGCAACGTTATTGCATGAAAAGACTCATTTGCAGGTAGACTTGAAGTGGAAGAACGGTGGAGTGTGGCATGGTAAAGCAGATACCGATGGTGATGAGCTTCCAGATGAATGGGAGGATGCTCACGCAACACAAG comes from the Verrucomicrobiota bacterium genome and includes:
- a CDS encoding sugar ABC transporter ATP-binding protein — translated: MSSETLPHSSPLLMEVKGITKSFGHTNALNGVDFKLHQGEVLCLIGENGAGKSTLMKILSGTILADSGVISLNGSDFKPENPHHSRCSGISMVYQELSLAPHLTVSENLFLGIEPSKLGIIDKKTVEEKTLGILREIGLDESLKSTPVHHLSPAQKQMVEIARALLSAPQILVLDEPTSSLGENEIKKLFHLIHKIRKQSISVIYISHFLEECLEIGDRYLVLRDGSSVAEGVISKTNTQDLIRLMVGRNVNEVYPRVVHKHGKAIIHIEKIAGISKPQSVSFDLLEGEILGIAGLIGTGRTETLRLLFGLDYLKEGVIEYSGRRIPHPTPQDQVERGFGFLSENRKEEGLMLNASIEENTMLSSWKRFARHGLINFKKAEKVASEKVSVLKTKHPGINQYISTLSGGNQQKVAIARLLAQNAQVYLLDEPTRGIDINSKVEIYRLIGQLAAEGKSIIIVSSYLPDLFGICDTLCVMNRGRLGIKKTIAEWTPHSIIQEALA
- the cysD gene encoding sulfate adenylyltransferase subunit CysD, producing MKSYLEELENQSIYIMREAWFHFHDSLVMPYSMGKDSSVLLWLAKKAFFGHVPFPLLHIDTSYEFPEMYEFREQIAKTHNLNIIVKRNEDALSRKVGYEHIDPETGKLYSSVKVTEQLKTLALKQAIAEGKWRAMITGVRKDEDPVRAKERFFSPRDAESTWDVADQPPELWGLFSTDIPPDGHMRVQPLLDWTETNIWEYIKENNIPIPTLYFSREGKRFRSLGCHPITHPVKSNAANIDDIIVELKATRVPERAGRAQDHEKENAMESLRLKGFF
- a CDS encoding MFS transporter, which produces MVTKPTKREIGSWCFFDFANSSFTTIIITVVFPPYFTQVIAKGARDADMMFAATFSISQWLVLLTAPFVGVLADIYGAKKNLLFISTFFCVLATLLLGVMPNGLYLSLSLFILGTVAYSSGENIVSGFLPELSTRETIGRISGISWGIGYCGGLFCLLLVQWVMTSEINVYGFTGVKLAFIATGLFFALSSLPTFLFLKERKIPEKLQKNDHILNYTLRKVRGTLLEARNNPVLWKFLGVFFLYSCGISTVIAFAGIYATAEFGYTQSELIKLFIALQISSTIGAFTFGFLQDRIGTRLSIQSSLILWMIAVLGAVLSQDKTHFFIVANIAGLCIGGSQCTSRAFVGQIAPSDKPAESFGYWGLFSRLAAATGPLAYGAVSTATGSGRIAILSTGVFFLAGWLGMFFIHAPPVKAEIKE
- a CDS encoding BtaA family protein is translated as MIAHTPARPSLRQRAHDALFNKVHTGNLIYNTCWEDPRQDLQMLSLNSRSRVVMITSAGCNALDYLLAGPAHVHAVDMNPRQNALLQLKMAVIGMNSFADLFQTFGEGSHPEFPDLLRSARPALTPYAAKFWREKSDYFKSTHLNPSFYYRGTAGRMAWIARQSFLGTNKNVRKYMNDLLASKTVEEQQELYEKVRPMLWNGFVKWLLAQPLAMAMLGVPRAQIRLIETQFPGGLTGYIQTKLEHVFTKMPFQDNYFWRVYLTGKYTRECCPRYLQKDNQDALRENLPRLTTHTSTLANFLRENPSSYSHYVLLDHQDWLAAHMPEALTEEWKLILENSQPGTRILMRSASPVIDFIPGSARRHLRLDTEMAEKLHVLDRVGTYGSTLFAEIIS
- a CDS encoding class I SAM-dependent methyltransferase, translating into MPLQSPSRELSDYYRWHSHIYDMTRWAFLFGRHEIIHRAARNCATPRRILEVGCGTGKNLVALARAFPKAEILGLDLSADMLDRARPKVVPFGGRVGLLHRPYDAPVAGERKFDLILFSYSLSMINPGYEGVLDLCREDLDVEGSVAVVDFHHSCVAWFRRWMGVNHVRMEGHLMKAFGERFEPRSSEICAAYGVLWQYLLYIGRLRG
- a CDS encoding substrate-binding domain-containing protein; the encoded protein is MKKIKILFICGLLTAIIILSGCGAKSDHSSGKESSTSKTVKIAVIPKGTTHEFWKAIHAGALKASEELSSPTQRLEIIWQGPLKEDDREQQVQVVESFLSRGIQGMVLAPLDAKALVTSAEQVIQTGIPVVIFDSDLDSTKPVSTVATNNYKGGQIAAEYLGKLLGGKGKIIILRYAVGSASTEQREKGFIDTIKSQFPGINIVSSDQYAGPTRETAYQSSQNLLSRYASNIEGIYTPNESSTAGMILALRDSGKSLGKIKHVGFDSGELLIGALKAGDIQGLVVQDPYKMGYLAVKTIFEVIGGHPVQKRIDTSVGLITLQNLHTPETQSLLNPENHP